A window from Micromonospora terminaliae encodes these proteins:
- a CDS encoding cytochrome c oxidase subunit 4, with amino-acid sequence MKTEWKIFLTIAAFLFGVAILYGAWTYGDGGRVEWIGTVALLLSFLLCSMCGGFFWFVSRRIDLRPEDRPDGEIADGAGEIGFFSPGSYWPFGLALAAAIAGLGLVFWQFWLIGLGMVAVVFAACGLLFEYYSGTRRTAEH; translated from the coding sequence ATGAAGACCGAGTGGAAGATCTTCCTCACCATCGCGGCGTTCCTCTTCGGCGTGGCGATCCTCTACGGCGCGTGGACGTACGGCGACGGCGGCCGGGTCGAGTGGATCGGCACCGTGGCGCTGCTGCTCTCCTTCCTGCTCTGCTCCATGTGCGGCGGCTTCTTCTGGTTCGTCTCGCGCCGCATCGACCTGCGCCCCGAGGACCGGCCGGACGGCGAGATCGCCGACGGCGCGGGCGAGATCGGCTTCTTCAGCCCGGGCAGCTACTGGCCGTTCGGCCTGGCCCTGGCCGCCGCGATCGCCGGTCTCGGGCTGGTCTTCTGGCAGTTCTGGCTGATCGGCCTGGGCATGGTGGCGGTCGTCTTCGCCGCCTGCGGCCTGCTCTTCGAGTACTACTCCGGCACCCGGCGCACCGCCGAGCACTGA
- the coxB gene encoding cytochrome c oxidase subunit II codes for MVARSSEVRPSAVRHSASSGAGGGRRRGAGRLAGLGLGGAALLVLLTGCDVGKTFGGFGWPQGGITPESHRMYDLWIASCIAALAVGVFVWGLIFWCVIRYRKRGNSLPVQTRYNLPMEFLYTIAPILVVSVLFYYTAVVQTDVVKESKNPDVTVEVVAFKWNWQFNYRDGQGRDANTVASVLGTSEVIPVLVLPSGKSIRFEEQSRDVIHSFWVPELLFKRDVMPGNIRNTFEVSSIDEEGSFVGRCAELCGSYHAFMNFELRVVSFDKYQRFLDAKKAGKSTQEALSAIGENPYATETVPFKTRRNTANFNPSDATAGAGS; via the coding sequence GTGGTCGCAAGGAGTTCGGAGGTACGGCCGTCGGCCGTACGGCACAGCGCTTCCTCGGGGGCCGGCGGAGGCCGGCGGCGTGGTGCTGGTCGACTCGCCGGGCTCGGTCTCGGTGGGGCCGCGCTGCTGGTTCTGCTCACGGGCTGCGACGTCGGCAAGACGTTCGGCGGCTTCGGGTGGCCGCAGGGCGGCATCACGCCCGAGTCGCACCGGATGTACGACCTGTGGATCGCGTCCTGCATCGCCGCCCTCGCGGTCGGCGTGTTCGTGTGGGGCCTGATCTTCTGGTGCGTGATCCGCTACCGGAAGCGCGGCAACTCGCTGCCGGTGCAGACCCGCTACAACCTGCCGATGGAGTTCCTCTACACCATCGCGCCGATCCTCGTGGTCTCCGTGCTCTTCTACTACACCGCGGTGGTGCAGACCGACGTGGTGAAGGAGTCGAAGAACCCCGACGTCACCGTCGAGGTCGTCGCCTTCAAGTGGAACTGGCAGTTCAACTACCGCGACGGCCAGGGCCGCGACGCCAACACCGTCGCCTCGGTGCTGGGCACCAGCGAGGTCATCCCGGTGCTGGTCCTGCCGAGCGGCAAGTCGATCCGGTTCGAGGAGCAGAGCCGCGACGTCATCCACTCCTTCTGGGTGCCGGAGCTGCTGTTCAAGCGCGACGTCATGCCGGGCAACATCCGCAACACCTTCGAGGTCTCCAGCATCGACGAGGAGGGCTCGTTCGTCGGTCGCTGCGCCGAGCTGTGCGGCAGCTACCACGCCTTCATGAACTTCGAGCTGCGGGTCGTCTCCTTCGACAAGTACCAGCGGTTCCTGGACGCGAAGAAGGCCGGGAAGTCGACCCAGGAGGCGCTCTCGGCGATCGGCGAGAACCCGTACGCCACCGAGACCGTGCCGTTCAAGACGCGGCGCAACACCGCCAACTTCAACCCGTCCGACGCGACGGCCGGCGCGGGAAGCTGA
- a CDS encoding cysteine desulfurase family protein — protein MSANPVYLDAATAAPLHPVARQALLAALDDGWADPARLYGQARRARQLLDAAREAAAQTLGVRADELSFTPSGTAAAHAAVLGGLSGRRRAGAALVHSAIEHSAVLHAAERHVAGGGDAVGVPVDRLGRVDLDAWAAAVAAPGVALAALIGASHEVGTVQPVPAAAELCAEAGVPLYVDAAQLAGRAPLPAGWSVLSASAHKWGGPPGVGLLVVRKGTRWESPFPADERESGRTPGVVNLPAVVAAAASLRAAAADAAAEAARLGPLVDRIRARVAAEVPDVEVVGDPVDRLPHLVTFSCLYVDGEALLHALDRRAFAVSSGSSCTSSTLRPSHVLEAMGVLSHGNVRVSLHRETTEADVDRFLAELPGIVADLRAEAGVTGL, from the coding sequence GTGAGCGCAAACCCGGTCTACCTGGACGCGGCCACCGCCGCCCCGCTGCACCCGGTCGCGCGGCAGGCGTTGCTGGCCGCGCTGGACGACGGTTGGGCCGACCCGGCCCGGCTCTACGGCCAGGCCCGCCGGGCCCGCCAGCTCCTCGACGCCGCCCGCGAGGCCGCCGCGCAGACCCTCGGCGTCCGCGCCGACGAGCTCTCCTTCACCCCCAGCGGTACGGCGGCAGCGCACGCCGCCGTGCTCGGTGGCCTGTCCGGGCGCCGCCGGGCGGGGGCGGCCCTGGTGCACTCGGCGATCGAGCACTCGGCGGTGCTGCACGCCGCGGAGCGGCACGTGGCCGGCGGCGGTGACGCGGTGGGCGTACCCGTGGACCGGCTCGGCCGGGTGGACCTGGACGCCTGGGCGGCGGCGGTGGCCGCCCCCGGGGTGGCCCTGGCCGCCCTCATCGGGGCGAGTCACGAGGTGGGCACGGTGCAGCCGGTGCCCGCGGCGGCGGAGCTGTGCGCCGAGGCGGGGGTCCCGCTGTACGTCGACGCCGCGCAGCTCGCGGGGCGGGCGCCGCTGCCGGCCGGCTGGTCGGTGCTGAGCGCCAGCGCGCACAAGTGGGGCGGGCCGCCCGGCGTGGGGCTGCTGGTGGTGCGCAAGGGCACCCGCTGGGAGTCGCCGTTCCCGGCCGACGAGCGGGAGTCGGGGCGTACCCCGGGGGTGGTGAACCTGCCGGCGGTGGTGGCGGCGGCGGCGAGCCTGCGCGCGGCGGCGGCGGACGCGGCGGCCGAGGCGGCCCGGCTGGGGCCGCTGGTCGACCGGATCCGGGCCCGGGTGGCGGCCGAGGTGCCGGACGTGGAGGTGGTCGGCGACCCGGTGGACCGGCTCCCCCACCTGGTCACCTTCTCCTGCCTGTACGTGGACGGCGAGGCGCTGCTGCACGCCCTGGACCGGCGGGCCTTCGCGGTCTCCTCCGGCTCGTCGTGCACCTCCTCGACGCTGCGGCCGTCGCACGTGCTGGAGGCCATGGGGGTGCTGTCGCACGGCAACGTGCGGGTGTCGCTGCACCGGGAGACCACCGAGGCGGACGTCGACCGGTTCCTGGCCGAGCTGCCCGGGATCGTCGCGGACCTACGGGCCGAGGCAGGGGTGACTGGCCTGTGA
- a CDS encoding sulfurtransferase TusA family protein has translation MSEPDEVLDCRGQRCPLPVINLARRLPELPVGAVVRVLADDPAAAVDIPAWCRMRGQEFVAAHPDGPGYDVRRSH, from the coding sequence GTGAGCGAGCCGGACGAGGTGCTCGACTGCCGGGGGCAGCGCTGTCCGCTGCCTGTGATCAATCTCGCCCGGCGGCTGCCCGAGCTGCCGGTCGGCGCGGTGGTGCGGGTGCTCGCGGACGACCCCGCCGCGGCCGTGGACATCCCGGCCTGGTGCCGGATGCGCGGCCAGGAGTTCGTGGCCGCCCATCCGGACGGGCCCGGCTACGACGTGCGCCGCAGCCACTGA
- a CDS encoding AAA family ATPase, which yields MTAPRPAVDPHARSGAGEPMLVAFAGLPGVGKTTLALRVGAALRAPVLPVDPVEQALGRYGLVGDVPGMAAYGAVAGLAEVQLGLGLSVVVDAVNPVASARGLWHDLAERAGVPLRVVEVHCGDEAEHRRRVEARQPDQHHPTWEQTLLRRAEYEPLIGPRLVVDTALDTDPMPGILAYLR from the coding sequence GTGACCGCCCCGCGGCCGGCGGTGGACCCGCACGCCCGCTCCGGCGCCGGCGAGCCCATGCTGGTGGCCTTCGCGGGGCTGCCCGGCGTGGGCAAGACCACCCTCGCCCTCCGGGTCGGCGCCGCGCTGCGCGCCCCCGTCCTGCCGGTCGACCCCGTGGAGCAGGCCCTCGGCCGCTACGGCCTGGTCGGCGACGTGCCCGGGATGGCCGCCTACGGCGCGGTCGCCGGGCTGGCCGAGGTGCAGCTCGGGCTCGGGCTCAGCGTGGTGGTCGACGCCGTGAACCCGGTGGCCAGCGCCCGGGGCCTCTGGCACGACCTGGCCGAACGGGCCGGCGTGCCGCTGCGGGTCGTCGAGGTGCACTGCGGCGACGAGGCGGAGCACCGCCGGCGGGTCGAGGCCCGGCAGCCCGACCAGCACCACCCCACCTGGGAGCAGACGCTGCTGCGCCGCGCCGAGTACGAGCCGCTCATCGGCCCCCGCCTCGTGGTGGACACGGCCCTCGACACCGACCCGATGCCGGGGATCCTCGCCTACCTCCGCTGA
- a CDS encoding carbohydrate kinase family protein translates to MKIAVTGSIATDHLMSFPGRFADQLIADQLDKVSLSFLVDELVLRRGGTAANIAFGMAQLGLRPVLLGAVGADFADYRSWLERHGVDCDSVHVSEIAHTARFVCTTDTDMCQIASFYAGAMSEARNIELAPVAQRLGGLDLVLVSANDPAAMIRHSAECRERGYAFVADPSQQLARMDGADVLGLVDGADYLMTNEYEKSLLQSKAGLTDAQLLDRVKIRVTTLGKQGVEIAGRDVGTIHVPIAREIQAVDPTGVGDGFRAGFFAALNWGVSLERAAQVGCLLATLVLENFGGQEYEVRRDLFVKRLAESYGDAAAEDVRPHLL, encoded by the coding sequence ATGAAGATCGCCGTGACCGGCTCGATCGCGACCGACCACCTGATGAGCTTCCCCGGCCGGTTCGCCGACCAGCTCATCGCCGACCAGCTGGACAAGGTCTCGCTGTCCTTCCTCGTCGACGAGCTGGTGCTCCGGCGCGGCGGCACCGCCGCGAACATCGCCTTCGGCATGGCCCAGCTCGGCCTGCGCCCGGTGCTGCTCGGCGCGGTCGGCGCGGACTTCGCCGACTACCGGTCCTGGCTGGAGCGGCACGGCGTCGACTGCGACTCGGTGCACGTGAGCGAGATCGCCCACACGGCCCGCTTCGTCTGCACCACCGACACGGACATGTGCCAGATCGCCTCGTTCTACGCGGGCGCCATGAGCGAGGCCCGCAACATCGAGCTGGCCCCGGTGGCCCAGCGGCTCGGCGGTCTCGACCTGGTGCTGGTCAGCGCGAACGACCCGGCCGCGATGATCCGCCACTCCGCCGAGTGCCGGGAGCGCGGCTACGCCTTCGTGGCCGACCCGTCGCAGCAGCTCGCCCGGATGGACGGCGCGGACGTGCTCGGCCTCGTCGACGGCGCCGACTACCTCATGACCAACGAGTACGAGAAGTCGCTGCTGCAGAGCAAGGCCGGGCTGACCGACGCCCAGCTGCTGGACCGGGTGAAGATCCGGGTCACCACGCTCGGCAAGCAGGGTGTGGAGATCGCCGGGCGGGACGTCGGCACCATCCACGTGCCGATCGCCCGGGAGATCCAGGCGGTCGACCCGACCGGCGTCGGCGACGGCTTCCGGGCCGGCTTCTTCGCCGCCCTCAACTGGGGCGTCAGCCTGGAGCGGGCCGCCCAGGTCGGTTGCCTGCTCGCCACGCTGGTGCTGGAGAACTTCGGCGGCCAGGAGTACGAGGTCCGCCGGGACCTGTTCGTCAAGCGGCTCGCCGAGTCGTACGGCGACGCGGCCGCCGAGGACGTCCGGCCGCACCTGCTGTGA
- the erpA gene encoding iron-sulfur cluster insertion protein ErpA, producing the protein MTTPAQTESTEAKAPSTVVLTDVAAQKVKALIEQEGRDDLRLRVAVQPGGCSGLRYQLFFDERSLDGDIVSDFGGVEVVVDRMSAPYLAGATIDFADRIDAQGFTIDNPNAGNSCACGDSFS; encoded by the coding sequence GTGACCACGCCAGCGCAGACCGAGTCGACCGAGGCCAAGGCCCCCAGCACCGTCGTCCTCACCGACGTCGCGGCGCAGAAGGTCAAGGCCCTGATCGAGCAGGAGGGCCGTGACGACCTGCGGCTCCGGGTCGCCGTGCAGCCGGGCGGCTGCTCCGGCCTGCGGTACCAGCTGTTCTTCGACGAGCGGTCGCTCGACGGCGACATCGTCTCCGACTTCGGCGGTGTCGAGGTCGTCGTCGACCGGATGAGCGCCCCCTACCTGGCCGGCGCCACCATCGACTTCGCCGACCGGATCGACGCCCAGGGCTTCACCATCGACAACCCGAACGCCGGCAACTCCTGCGCCTGCGGCGACTCGTTCAGCTGA
- a CDS encoding glycerate kinase — MWPATLLGMRVLLCPDKFAGTLPAQEVAAAVAEGWREVAPADELLLRPLADGGPGFVAVLAEALGGRLLPVPTVDPLGRPAAGEILLTDDGVAYLESAQACGLHLLTPAERDPKATTSYGLGLLVAAAVEAGARTVVVGLGGSATNDGGAGLLTPLGVTALDEAGRALPYGGAALAAVDALDGAPRLRGVPLVAATDVDNPLLGLHGASNVYGPQKGATRADVLLLDAALERWAGLLERALPGCPAGLGALPGGGAAGGLGAAILALGGRCESGIGLVTRAIGLDAALDAADLVITGEGSFDHQSLRGKVVAGVAGAARDRGVPCVVLAGRVSTGRREAAAAGVTEAHSLVEHFGGEERGGVEAAMARPAEGLRALGSRLARQWSR; from the coding sequence ATGTGGCCTGCCACACTGCTCGGCATGCGCGTGCTGCTCTGCCCGGACAAGTTCGCCGGCACGCTGCCGGCCCAGGAGGTGGCCGCCGCGGTGGCCGAGGGCTGGCGGGAGGTCGCCCCCGCCGACGAGCTGCTGCTCCGGCCGCTGGCCGACGGTGGCCCCGGCTTCGTGGCCGTGCTCGCCGAGGCGCTCGGCGGCCGGCTGCTGCCGGTGCCGACCGTCGACCCCCTCGGCCGGCCGGCGGCCGGTGAGATCCTGCTCACCGACGACGGCGTGGCCTACCTCGAGAGCGCCCAGGCGTGCGGGCTGCACCTGCTCACCCCCGCGGAGCGGGACCCGAAGGCGACCACCTCCTACGGGCTCGGCCTGCTGGTCGCGGCCGCGGTCGAGGCCGGCGCCCGGACCGTGGTGGTCGGCCTGGGCGGCTCGGCCACCAACGACGGCGGCGCCGGCCTGCTCACCCCGCTCGGGGTGACCGCGCTGGACGAGGCCGGCCGGGCCCTGCCGTACGGCGGGGCGGCCCTCGCCGCGGTGGACGCGCTGGACGGCGCGCCCCGGCTCCGCGGCGTGCCGCTGGTCGCCGCCACCGACGTCGACAACCCGCTGCTCGGGCTGCACGGCGCCAGCAACGTGTACGGCCCCCAGAAGGGCGCCACCCGCGCGGACGTGCTGCTGCTCGACGCCGCGCTGGAACGCTGGGCGGGGCTGCTGGAGAGGGCTCTGCCGGGCTGTCCGGCCGGGCTCGGCGCGCTGCCCGGCGGCGGCGCGGCCGGCGGCCTCGGCGCCGCGATCCTCGCGCTCGGCGGCCGGTGCGAGTCCGGCATCGGCCTGGTCACCCGGGCGATCGGCCTGGACGCCGCGCTGGACGCCGCCGACCTGGTGATCACCGGTGAGGGTTCCTTCGACCACCAGTCGCTGCGCGGCAAGGTGGTCGCCGGCGTGGCCGGGGCGGCCCGGGACCGGGGGGTGCCCTGCGTGGTGCTGGCCGGGCGGGTGAGCACCGGGCGGCGGGAGGCCGCCGCGGCCGGCGTGACCGAGGCGCACAGCCTGGTCGAGCACTTCGGCGGCGAGGAGCGCGGGGGAGTGGAGGCGGCGATGGCCCGCCCGGCCGAGGGGCTGCGCGCGCTCGGCTCCCGCCTGGCCCGCCAGTGGAGCCGCTGA